A single Shumkonia mesophila DNA region contains:
- a CDS encoding helix-turn-helix domain-containing protein yields MGLNGMTVADVARWHGLSRQQICQWRRDLRRGGDALVEQTCLLPVELAAGGPEEDPCGSRRRSKRHRVEIALRNGRTVCADAGMPENLLKRVIRVAERA; encoded by the coding sequence GTGGGGTTGAACGGGATGACGGTGGCCGACGTGGCGCGGTGGCACGGCCTCTCCCGACAGCAGATCTGCCAGTGGCGCCGGGATTTGCGGCGTGGCGGCGATGCTCTTGTGGAACAGACATGCCTTCTGCCTGTGGAGTTGGCCGCCGGTGGCCCGGAGGAGGATCCGTGTGGCAGCCGCCGCAGATCGAAGCGCCATCGGGTCGAGATCGCGCTCCGGAACGGCCGGACCGTTTGTGCCGATGCCGGAATGCCGGAGAATCTGCTGAAGCGGGTGATCCGGGTTGCGGAGAGGGCATGA
- a CDS encoding mandelate racemase/muconate lactonizing enzyme family protein, translated as MKVTKVEVFPLYVPLSKPIDAPVSIPYADKVQHIVFGGYRATIVRVTSDEGVVGYGECMTRFAPAALKKIIEELTPLVIGTDPLQPEHTWEIMYAAMMNRGHNRGFFIEALSGIDIALWDMRAKIYGQPLYMFLGGRQRDLIPSYASSLRMREKSVVLDTAREFLKMGFKSMKIKLGKNPSGYVKDLKLVEDIRKTVGDDVVLTVDANCGYHEDYKLALRVGRGLEEYGIYWFEEPISPDNIYGYKYLADHLDMAIAWGESSFTRYDFANMFAERCVDIVQPNPCRVGGLTEVAKIASMTQAFHLPYAPHTGSCSALCLAVSLHIATALPNLLTFEVMSSDWSKEDHNPLRHDLLKERYDVFDNGFLHAPRADRPGIGIDINEEVLERYSVC; from the coding sequence ATGAAAGTCACCAAAGTTGAAGTTTTCCCCCTTTACGTTCCTTTGTCCAAACCCATCGATGCTCCGGTCAGCATCCCGTATGCCGACAAGGTGCAGCACATCGTCTTCGGCGGCTATCGCGCCACGATCGTGCGGGTGACCTCGGATGAGGGTGTTGTCGGCTATGGCGAGTGCATGACTCGCTTTGCTCCGGCGGCTCTAAAGAAAATCATCGAGGAACTGACGCCGCTGGTGATCGGCACGGACCCGCTGCAACCGGAGCATACCTGGGAGATCATGTATGCGGCCATGATGAATCGCGGTCATAACCGCGGCTTCTTCATTGAGGCCCTGAGCGGCATCGACATCGCCCTGTGGGACATGCGGGCCAAGATTTACGGTCAGCCTCTTTACATGTTCCTGGGCGGACGCCAGCGCGACCTCATTCCCTCCTACGCGTCCAGCCTGCGTATGCGAGAAAAAAGCGTCGTGCTCGATACCGCCCGCGAGTTCCTGAAAATGGGTTTCAAGTCGATGAAGATCAAGCTCGGCAAGAACCCCTCAGGTTATGTCAAGGATCTCAAGCTGGTGGAGGACATCCGCAAGACGGTCGGCGATGATGTTGTGCTCACGGTGGATGCCAACTGCGGATACCATGAAGACTACAAGTTGGCCCTCCGCGTCGGTCGCGGGCTTGAGGAGTACGGTATCTACTGGTTCGAAGAGCCGATCAGCCCGGACAACATTTACGGCTACAAGTACCTGGCTGATCATCTCGACATGGCCATCGCGTGGGGTGAGAGCTCATTCACGCGGTACGATTTCGCCAACATGTTCGCCGAGCGCTGCGTGGATATCGTGCAGCCCAATCCCTGCCGCGTGGGCGGCCTTACGGAAGTCGCCAAGATCGCGAGCATGACGCAGGCCTTCCATCTGCCCTATGCCCCCCACACCGGAAGCTGTTCGGCTCTGTGCCTTGCCGTGTCTCTGCACATCGCCACGGCTCTCCCCAATCTGCTTACGTTTGAGGTCATGAGCTCCGATTGGTCCAAGGAAGATCACAACCCGTTGCGGCACGATCTCCTCAAGGAACGTTACGATGTCTTCGACAACGGATTCCTGCATGCGCCACGGGCAGACCGTCCAGGGATCGGCATTGACATTAACGAAGAAGTTCTCGAGCGCTACAGCGTCTGTTGA